A single genomic interval of Lewinellaceae bacterium harbors:
- a CDS encoding gluconate 2-dehydrogenase subunit 3 family protein, protein MKRRKALQFVAIGTASIALWPSCKMGGPKAVEGLGLDADQEALVDQFATAILPVEGLPVETPEKRIDFITTMLRDCTSPDERSQFKNGVNELQEYIQNTFQKPFDHLSASDKETAFSHLQDGDGISANLKVLYSKTRSWSIQHFTTSSYFLNTYTDFQFVPGHFYGCVPV, encoded by the coding sequence ATGAAACGGAGAAAAGCTTTGCAATTTGTGGCGATAGGTACAGCCAGCATAGCCTTGTGGCCCTCCTGCAAGATGGGCGGGCCAAAAGCAGTAGAAGGGCTGGGGCTAGATGCAGATCAAGAGGCTCTGGTTGATCAGTTTGCAACTGCAATACTTCCGGTAGAGGGGTTACCGGTGGAGACACCAGAAAAAAGGATTGATTTTATTACTACCATGTTGCGTGATTGTACCAGCCCGGATGAGCGCAGCCAATTTAAGAATGGGGTTAATGAACTTCAGGAATATATCCAAAATACTTTTCAGAAACCATTTGATCATTTAAGTGCTTCTGATAAGGAAACGGCATTTTCACATTTGCAAGATGGAGATGGAATTTCCGCAAACCTGAAAGTATTATATTCGAAAACCAGGTCCTGGAGCATTCAGCATTTTACCACATCCTCCTATTTCCTGAATACCTACACGGATTTTCAGTTTGTTCCGGGTCACTTTTATGGTTGTGTTCCCGTATAG
- a CDS encoding GIY-YIG nuclease family protein produces the protein MKSRKELKQAYAQMKHPIGVFQIKNIANGKIFIGSSVNLSAMWNRLRMQLKSGTHTNKALQEDWDHLGEDQFLYEVLEEIPQNEEKDYSRDLDALETMYLESLQPFSPRGYNRPPRRES, from the coding sequence ATGAAGTCACGCAAGGAGCTTAAGCAAGCCTATGCCCAGATGAAGCACCCCATTGGGGTATTCCAGATCAAGAACATCGCGAATGGGAAAATATTTATCGGGAGTTCGGTAAATCTATCGGCGATGTGGAACCGCCTGCGAATGCAATTAAAATCAGGGACCCATACCAATAAAGCCTTGCAGGAAGATTGGGATCATTTGGGCGAAGATCAGTTTTTGTATGAGGTGTTGGAAGAGATACCACAGAATGAAGAGAAGGACTATAGTCGCGATCTCGACGCACTGGAAACCATGTACCTTGAATCCTTGCAGCCATTTAGTCCCCGTGGCTATAATCGACCTCCCCGGCGTGAATCTTAA
- a CDS encoding GMC family oxidoreductase: MADNTDHHFDAIVIGAGMTGGWAAKELCEQGIKTLLLERGRNVEHIKDYPTTNMQPWEFPHRGAIPYEVTQANPVVSRCYAFREDAAHFFVKDTEHPYIQDKPFDWIRGYQVGGKSIMWARQVQRWSNFDFEGPARDGFAVDWPIRYQDLDPWYTRVEQFIGVSGNKDGLDVLPDGDFLPPFEMSCVETHFQNVIANNYQDRHLIYARCAHITEMRDVFREQGRTLCQGRNLCQRGCPYGGYFNANSTLIPWAQRTGNLTLRPHSVVHSIIYDDATGKATGVRVVDAETKETTEYFARVIFVTAATLNSNLILLNSQSERFPDGLGNDSGVLGKYVAFHNYRASIRGVYEGHQDFRTDGGRPTSGYIPRFRNVYRQETDFLRGYATSFYSGRGRAIDYNGNGQGLRDNLTRQAGYGPWYVSAGMMGETIPKETNKVTLDAIEKDPWGIPQLRIDIAHDDNDEKMIADFFEQFTEMFGKAGFDSIVTRDTKQAPGLDIHEMGGVRMGRDPETSMLNEWNQLHKCPNVFVTDGSCMTSVSTQNPSLTFMALTARAANHAIKLLKDNAI, from the coding sequence ATGGCAGATAATACGGATCATCATTTTGATGCGATCGTCATCGGCGCAGGGATGACAGGTGGATGGGCAGCAAAGGAATTGTGTGAGCAGGGGATAAAAACTTTATTACTGGAGCGGGGCCGTAATGTTGAGCACATCAAAGACTATCCTACCACCAATATGCAGCCATGGGAATTTCCGCACCGGGGAGCTATTCCGTATGAGGTTACACAGGCAAATCCGGTAGTCAGCCGTTGTTATGCATTTCGCGAAGATGCAGCGCATTTTTTTGTAAAAGATACCGAGCACCCTTATATCCAGGACAAGCCATTCGACTGGATCCGTGGTTATCAGGTGGGTGGAAAATCCATCATGTGGGCCAGACAGGTACAGAGATGGAGCAATTTTGATTTTGAAGGACCGGCCCGAGATGGATTTGCGGTCGACTGGCCTATCCGTTATCAGGATCTGGATCCCTGGTATACCCGCGTGGAACAATTTATCGGTGTTTCGGGGAACAAAGATGGTCTGGATGTATTGCCTGACGGTGACTTCCTGCCTCCATTTGAGATGTCCTGTGTGGAGACCCATTTTCAGAATGTGATCGCCAACAATTATCAGGACCGACACCTGATCTACGCTCGTTGTGCGCATATAACCGAAATGCGTGATGTTTTTCGCGAACAGGGAAGAACCCTCTGCCAGGGTCGTAATCTCTGTCAGCGTGGATGCCCTTATGGCGGGTATTTTAATGCCAACTCTACGTTGATACCATGGGCTCAACGAACCGGCAATCTGACCTTGCGTCCTCATTCCGTCGTACATTCCATCATTTATGATGATGCAACCGGTAAAGCGACCGGTGTGCGGGTGGTGGATGCTGAGACTAAAGAAACAACCGAGTATTTTGCCCGGGTGATCTTTGTGACAGCGGCAACCCTGAATTCGAATTTGATCTTATTAAATTCCCAGTCCGAACGGTTTCCGGATGGATTGGGGAATGACAGTGGAGTATTGGGCAAATATGTTGCATTTCACAACTACCGTGCGAGTATCCGGGGCGTTTACGAAGGCCACCAGGACTTCAGGACGGACGGAGGAAGACCTACTTCCGGATATATCCCGCGTTTCCGCAATGTTTACCGGCAGGAAACCGATTTCCTGCGGGGTTATGCCACATCATTTTATTCAGGAAGGGGCCGGGCAATAGATTATAATGGAAACGGACAGGGTCTACGGGATAATCTGACCCGCCAGGCTGGTTATGGTCCCTGGTATGTTAGTGCCGGAATGATGGGAGAGACGATACCCAAAGAAACGAATAAGGTGACCCTTGACGCTATTGAAAAGGACCCTTGGGGCATCCCACAACTACGCATCGATATCGCGCATGATGACAACGATGAGAAAATGATTGCCGACTTCTTCGAGCAATTCACTGAGATGTTTGGCAAGGCAGGTTTTGACTCCATCGTTACCCGGGATACCAAGCAGGCTCCGGGTCTGGATATCCACGAAATGGGTGGTGTGCGGATGGGGCGTGACCCTGAAACATCCATGTTGAATGAATGGAATCAGCTGCACAAATGCCCTAATGTTTTCGTGACCGACGGTTCCTGCATGACGTCCGTATCCACGCAAAACCCTTCATTGACCTTCATGGCACTGACGGCACGAGCTGCCAACCATGCGATCAAGTTGTTGAAGGACAATGCAATCTGA